Within Conger conger chromosome 3, fConCon1.1, whole genome shotgun sequence, the genomic segment GAGTGATGAATGCATTCATTCGCACAGTTGAATTTGTTTAGTATGTATGCACAGCTGTCCTACCCGGCGTGCATGAAACTCCACTGGTGCACGAATGCTAAAAGTTCACCTTCCCCCTGTCTTTCAGCATGTGGAGGCCTGCGAGGGGTGTTCGTTGATGTGTGTTGTGTCCGTGTGATGAATAGCATTGTCTAATGCTGACTGTTGATTGGTGTTTCCGGCAGTGCAAGTGTCCTACCTGGATGGGAAGGGAAACGTGGAGCCTCAAGGCACAGGTAAGAGTCTGAGAAGCCCTGGCAAGAAACCGACACCATTGTGTGTTGATTAGATAAAGACTGCAGCAATGACTGTGTAAGATATGACATTGCTGTTGTACCTTTGAGCAGGGtacttaacctgcattgcttcagtatacactcactgagcactttattaggagcacCTGTACTCTCacttattcatgcatttatctaatcagccaatcatgtggcagcagtgcaatacataaaatcatgcagatacgggttaggagcttcagttaatacaACAAAAAGCtgtgtatgtcactctggataagagcgtctgctagcctgtagcctcgtggttaaggtaagtgactgggacccagtaggttggtggttccaaccccggtatagccacgataagatccacacagttgtcgagcccttgagcaaggcccttaaccccacattgctgcggaggggattatcccctgcttcGTCTAGTCAACTGCAAGTtgcgttggataaaagcgtcagctaaataacaaattgtaaTTACAAATGATAAAATATGCTAAACGCCTGTAATGTTCTGTATTGTTATTCCTTGCGAAAGGCCAGATGTACTAGGTGCATTAACCTTGCTTACGACCCCTTGCCCGCCCCTCCCCAGTGCCCAGCGCGGTTCAGACTCTGTCGGAAGATCTGCTCAAGTACTACCAGCAGATCACCCGTGCCATCCTGGGAGAGGACCCCCACCTCATGAAGGTACGTCTCCACCGAGGCTGTGTGGTCACGGGAGCCGTCCTGCTGTTCTCTGAGCCTGCGCCCTTCTCCAAGCCGCCAAAGTCAACACTAGTTTCAAAACCACAGCCTAAAGCAACATAATGCACTCATACGTACAGCATCCGCTTCAACGTGTTCATCACAGAACAGAAACCTGTCTCTTATCGGTCTTGCAGGCTAAGACTGGAGGTCTGAAAAAAGTGTGGTGGCAGTCTAAGAGGACAGCACTTGATAAATGTTGTGTTGCTTGATgaaattcttcatgtttttttttgccttagCATTACGGTCTGAGCCCTTCCCTTGGGTTGAGCTCTCTATAGACACCttgcattttctcctctctctcaggttgCTCTGCTGGATCTCCAGTCCAACTCCAAGATAGCAGCTCTGCTTCCATACTTTGTATACGTCATCAGCGGGGTAGGTCACGTGCAGGAGAAGATGAGCCAGTGTTGCAGTGAGCCTGCCTGGTGAATGCAATTTGGGAGAATAAGGGGAAAAAATTCAGTTCAAAATTTTGATGCAAATATAGTATACCAAGAGATATCACCTATGGGCAGTTTTTACCTCACTCACTTGCTTTTTGGCAGCTCAGGCCAAAAAGGTTGGCTTCTGGTTTCTGCCcaattttctttctgtttctctgtaaagttTCTTTGTGACACTTCTCTGTAAGAAGcgtgattaaaaatgaaattaaattgaatatcCGGTATGACGGCCATTGAGACGGTTCAGTCTGAAGTGGCAGGGCATGTCCAGCTGGGTCTGTTACataatgtttttgaaatacTCTGTCTTCTGGCCCTCTCGGCTGAAGCTCAATGTGAGGTCCGGTCATTGGTGTCTGTGCCCCAGGTGAAGTCGGTGAGCCACGACCTGGAGCAGCTGAGCCGGCTGCTGCACATGGTGAAGAGCCTGGTGCAGAACCCGTACCTGTACCTGGGCTCCTACGTGCGCAGCCTGGTGGCCAGCGTCATGTACTGCATCCTGGAGCCGCTCGCCGCCTCCATCAACCCGCTCAACGACCACTGGACCCTGCGCGACTACGCAGCCCTGCTGCTCAGCCACATCTTCTGGTGGGTCCTTCCTGGAGCCGTCCTGGAGCCGTCCCCTTATCCCCAGCACCACTGCGGCTGGTGGCTTCCACGTAGGATGTCCTCTTCTGGGCACGTTTCCAGTTACACTCACACAGCTACGCTGTTAGAACAGGGGTTACCTGACTACGAGTAActgcaggaaaataaataaaggataaataaaaaaataccctACTGAGGAAGACAAATAGGCATGGGCGTACCAGTCCCCTTCGACCAAGTATCTGATGTGATTAGAGTGTTTTTAAgtgaacgttctaatgctgatgtcacaatcgctgctGGTGACtggaagcagtggagttctaaaTACACCGGCTCTTCAAATGGTTAAAGTGACACACCAGTTTGCACCATTAAAGGCAGATTAATGTGAATTTTTGAAGAAAAGCCCCTTTTCACCAATATTCTTAACAAGATGAATTTGTACGCATGTCCTGATTAGTAATTTCTTCCAgtgaaaaagtttttattttaaggaTTGTTAAAGTGTTTAACACATGTGCTTGACCCGGGTCTGATTTCTCTCTCCCATCCCGCCTGTCTGTAACAGGACTCATGGGGACCTGGTGAGTGGCCTGTACCACCAgatcctgctctctctccagaaGGTTCTGTCCGACCCGGTCCGGCCTCTCTGCTCCCACTACGGAGCGGTGGTGGGGCTCCACGCGCTCGGATGGAAGGTAACGTAGTCCCGGTTATGCACCggtcctgtctgtctgcaggggCTCCTGTGTGGCTCAGAATGTCTGTACAAGAGGTCTTCAGCTGTTATTTTATCAAGCCTTTCAaccccaaggggttttggcttcggttgagaaaattgagaaactttagtaggtgtgtgtgtgtgtgtgtgtgtgtgtgtgtgtgtgtgtgtgtgtgtgtgtgtgtgtgtgtgtgtgtgtgtgtgtgtgtgtgtgtgtgtgtgtgtgtgtgtgtgtgtgtgtgtgtgtgggggtggcggcggcctgtagcgtagtggttaaggtacatgactgagacacgcaaggtcggtggttctaatcctggtgtagccacaataagatccgcacagctgttgggcccttgagcagggcccttacccctgcattgctccaggggtggattgtctcctgctttgtctaaactgtacgttgctctggataagagtgtctaaactgtacgttgctctggataagagcatctgccaaatgccagtaatgtaatgcaatgcaatgtaatgtgtgtgtgtgtgtgtgtttgcgtgcacgtgtgtgtgtgtttcaggctgtgGAGCGTGTCCTGTATCCCCACCTCCCTGCGTACTGGGCCAACCTGCAGGCTGTGCTGGACGACTACTCCGTCTCCAACGCCCAGGTGAAGGCCGATGGACACAAGGTGTACGGGGCCATCCTGGTGGGTGCTGCGCGTCGCGGGCGATGTCCCTctgtgtgtccctctgtgtgtccctctgtgtgccctctgtgtgccctctgtgtgtccctctgtgtgtccctctgtgtgtcctctgtgtccctctgtgtgtCCCTCTGTGATGTCCCTCTGTGATGTCCCTCTGTGGCTCTGACCATTAGGAGAACTACAAACGCTTGTACTCTCCATGATCATGACATACAGCTGCACCAAGATTGAAGTCTGCATAGACCTGAATTATTCTGAACTGAATTATTCCTCAACAAAAGTGTATCTTAAACTGACGTGCATTTCCACCCCTGTCCCGCAGGTGGCAGTAGAGAGGCTGCTGAAGATGAAGGCGCTCTCCCTGTCCTCGCGGGCGGAGGGTGGCTCGGGCGGGCtggcgggggcagggggggtgatGGGGCTCAGGGAGAGCTCCCCGGGGCTCAGCCCCCCTCCGGAGCCGCTGGGGGATCCGGGCCTGGGCATCGCCAGCCACCTGCAGGCGGGCGGGAGCGGCTGCCCGTGGGAGGACTGCAGCCCCGTGGCCCTGCCCGCCATGTACGGCGAGCTCTACTCCTTCTTCGGGGACAGCCTGGCGGTGCGCTTCAGCACGGGCCCGCCCACCGGCCCCGCCCTGACCTCCGACCCCCGCAAGGACCCGCCCCCCAGCGGCGACACCGCCCGCAAGATGCCCCAGCTCACCGCCAGCCTCAACATCAGCCCCCGCCAGGACAACAGCCCCCGCGCTGAGCCCGCCCCGCCCAGCCTGGCCGCCACGGCAACCGGCAGGTGAGGCCACACCTGTGCGGTCTGATCTTAGTTTGTGTTCTGTCCATCTGACGTCATCTTTTAGATCTGACTGTACAGAGCAACATATGAAAACCATGAAATATTTTGCAAAAATGTGAATGGTTCACAGATTTTGGGTTTTGAGAATTGGGTTATTACTATTCATTCTTAATTCATGCAAGGAATTAAGTCAAGTATTCAGACATAACCCTGAGTAGAGTGATTAGAATGAGTAGAGGTGGGTAGGCAAAAAGTGGAAACTTgactttgtcatttattttcgtaatgattttttttggttgttttgtttttattcctcAAAAGTATACAATTGGTCATTGCTCCAAGGCTACATTATGGGTGTCAAAGATCAGAAGATCTGAGGGGATGAGGTTAAAAATGGTCCATTTGCCCACACAATGACCCTGTAGTAGCTTCTCTGTTTACCTCCTTTTCTGGCCTCATGAATGCGTCTGTCTCTCCTCAggtctctccctcgctcctcctcctcctcctcttcctcggtgCAGCGCTCCAGGTCGTCCTCCCGGCCGGGTCAGCGCTCCACGGGCCCGTCCCGCGACGTCTTCCCCAAGGCCCGCTTCCCGCCGCCTGCCTTCTCCTTCCTCATCGGAGGCCGGCAGATGGGCCGCCGTTGCCAGGGCCGACGCTTCCAGACCAGCTTcacccccccgccgcccctggcccccctgcctccccgcGCCTACGCCCACAAGCTGCCTGTGATTGGCCGAGTGGGCCGGCCTGTGCGCCGCTGGACCTGTTCCCATTACTCCCTCCACCTGCCCCTCTAAGCCCCGCCCACTCACGTATCTAAGCCCCGCCCACTCCATTATGCCCTCTACCTGCCCCTCTAAGCCCCGCCCACTCACTTATCTATGCCCCGCCCACTCCATTACTCCCTCCACCTGCCCCTATAAGCCCTGCCTATGTGCCTCTCTAACCCCCAGCCCACTCTCCTGTCTAAGCCCTGCCCACCCTGTTACTCTCTCCACTTGCCTCTCTAAACTCCACCCACCCCATAAGCTTTTACTACTCTCACTACCTGCCCCTCCCACACCATTACTCCCTCCACTGGCCCGCCCCCTGTCTCTCTAAGCCCTGCCCACTGGCACGCAGGAACAGACTGCCTGGCCAAGCAGCCCTGGGAGAATAACAGAGCCAGCTCTCCTCTACACCAGGCTGGAGCATCCAGTCAAAGCCTGGCTCCCATC encodes:
- the taf6l gene encoding TAF6-like RNA polymerase II p300/CBP-associated factor-associated factor 65 kDa subunit 6L; its protein translation is MAEREERRFAEVPRESVKLMAESAGVELSDEVAALLAEDVCYRLREATQSSSQFMRHAKRRKLTVEDFNRALRWSNVEAVCGYGAQDALPFRPTKEAELFFVEDRDINLVELALATNIPKGCAETMVRVQVSYLDGKGNVEPQGTVPSAVQTLSEDLLKYYQQITRAILGEDPHLMKVALLDLQSNSKIAALLPYFVYVISGVKSVSHDLEQLSRLLHMVKSLVQNPYLYLGSYVRSLVASVMYCILEPLAASINPLNDHWTLRDYAALLLSHIFWTHGDLVSGLYHQILLSLQKVLSDPVRPLCSHYGAVVGLHALGWKAVERVLYPHLPAYWANLQAVLDDYSVSNAQVKADGHKVYGAILVAVERLLKMKALSLSSRAEGGSGGLAGAGGVMGLRESSPGLSPPPEPLGDPGLGIASHLQAGGSGCPWEDCSPVALPAMYGELYSFFGDSLAVRFSTGPPTGPALTSDPRKDPPPSGDTARKMPQLTASLNISPRQDNSPRAEPAPPSLAATATGRSLPRSSSSSSSSVQRSRSSSRPGQRSTGPSRDVFPKARFPPPAFSFLIGGRQMGRRCQGRRFQTSFTPPPPLAPLPPRAYAHKLPVIGRVGRPVRRWTCSHYSLHLPL